The following proteins come from a genomic window of Gimesia chilikensis:
- a CDS encoding MBL fold metallo-hydrolase has product MTLHFQVLGKPGRDNALFVRVESGQSTARLLFDCGDGCLSSLPFSEIQAIDHLFFSHLHMDHIGGFDSFFRCTFNRDVKPNVIWGPAGTSAILHHRFQGFWWNLHANQSGRWSVNDVHPTDIERFRYEISEAFSECHNEGKTEQCSPLLDTSDYSVSAIHLKHNGPCLGYVVREKPKWNIQTDRVAAMGLRPGSWMKDLKSDTANPTIEIEGRTFDLAALRNDLLIESPGESIAYLTDFLLDDATSEQLQEVLGDCTTVVCEAQYRDQDIDLAQRNFHTTTTVVSQLAARSGFGKLVLFHLSDRYTREEWGEMLTECRTIFPNTEFPKDWNIEPNSNGS; this is encoded by the coding sequence ATGACTCTCCACTTCCAGGTGCTGGGAAAACCAGGCCGCGATAATGCACTTTTCGTTCGCGTCGAGTCGGGACAATCGACCGCGCGATTACTGTTTGACTGTGGCGATGGATGCTTATCGAGCCTGCCATTTTCCGAGATCCAGGCGATCGATCATCTGTTCTTTTCGCACCTGCACATGGACCACATTGGCGGTTTCGATTCGTTTTTCCGTTGTACTTTCAATCGCGATGTCAAGCCGAACGTGATTTGGGGCCCTGCAGGTACGTCTGCCATTCTGCACCATCGATTTCAAGGATTCTGGTGGAATCTTCACGCGAATCAATCTGGAAGATGGTCTGTAAACGACGTGCACCCGACCGATATTGAACGATTCCGCTACGAGATTTCCGAAGCGTTTTCTGAATGTCACAACGAGGGTAAGACCGAACAATGCAGTCCGCTACTGGATACGAGCGACTATTCGGTCTCTGCGATCCACTTGAAGCATAACGGCCCCTGCCTGGGATATGTGGTTCGCGAAAAACCGAAGTGGAACATCCAGACCGACCGTGTTGCTGCAATGGGTCTGCGTCCCGGTTCATGGATGAAAGACCTTAAGAGTGACACTGCGAATCCGACGATTGAAATCGAGGGCCGGACATTTGATCTCGCGGCACTACGAAACGATTTGTTAATTGAATCGCCTGGCGAATCGATCGCATACCTGACTGATTTCCTGCTGGATGATGCAACGAGCGAACAACTGCAGGAAGTATTAGGCGATTGCACTACGGTTGTCTGCGAAGCGCAGTACCGGGATCAGGACATCGATCTCGCACAACGCAACTTTCACACAACGACCACAGTGGTCTCCCAGCTGGCCGCCCGCTCCGGTTTCGGCAAACTCGTCTTATTCCATCTATCCGACCGGTATACGAGAGAGGAATGGGGTGAGATGTTGACCGAATGCCGAACGATTTTTCCCAACACTGAGTTCCCCAAAGACTGGAACATCGAACCAAACAGTAACGGCAGCTGA
- a CDS encoding RNA polymerase sigma factor gives MPETSLYQGSGRNLLEIQNVPGYRRGMSTCENLESRSDEKLADLIKGQGETFAQKQEAEAAFNLLYDRHASVLLGFLKVRCSSHIVAGDIAQETWLRAWQKIPEYFDGSHFRGWLFQIAKNLLLDEFRKKKMTSLSEGMDAPEMQDAAQAFINQEEKQQLQDCLSQLDDSRQQIVQLRLSGQSHREISDQLQIDYTTVQTRFHRAKQFLEECVQSTRKETA, from the coding sequence TTGCCAGAGACATCCCTTTACCAGGGAAGCGGGCGGAATCTGCTTGAGATCCAGAACGTTCCCGGCTATCGTAGGGGAATGTCCACATGCGAAAACCTCGAATCCCGATCAGATGAAAAACTGGCGGACCTGATCAAAGGTCAGGGAGAGACGTTCGCGCAGAAACAGGAAGCAGAAGCCGCGTTTAATCTGTTGTATGATCGTCATGCCTCAGTTCTGCTGGGATTCCTGAAAGTACGCTGCAGTTCGCATATCGTCGCCGGGGACATAGCCCAGGAGACCTGGTTACGGGCCTGGCAGAAAATTCCGGAGTACTTTGACGGATCCCATTTCCGTGGCTGGTTATTTCAGATTGCGAAGAATCTGTTGCTGGACGAATTTCGAAAAAAGAAGATGACCTCACTTTCTGAGGGAATGGACGCGCCTGAAATGCAGGATGCCGCTCAGGCTTTCATCAATCAGGAAGAGAAACAGCAGTTGCAGGATTGTCTGAGTCAACTGGATGACTCCCGGCAGCAGATTGTTCAATTGCGGCTGTCAGGGCAGAGTCATCGCGAAATCAGCGATCAGTTGCAGATCGACTACACAACGGTTCAAACCCGTTTCCATCGAGCCAAACAGTTCCTGGAAGAGTGCGTCCAGTCGACACGGAAGGAGACTGCCTGA
- a CDS encoding c-type cytochrome domain-containing protein, with product MTVRAQEENLSAEVKQIFRTRCLECHGDTRREADINILDLSTFVGAAGSVVPGNVDESVLYDYIASDDEDFRMPEAPRPPLSAGEIEIVRKWIEAKAPAFPEDVAVPAQASQDPAFANTIGTEFVLKQILKFVEATPRADRPFLRFFSSNHLLTAGATAEELREQQFALTKALNHLSWQPDIVKPIAVDPDTNTIFAVDIRKLGWHESVVTPVSPHKLPGNANVDKFDMVLLEYPYGIAYENAETFEQLREVYLQPAGLIRPVPYVRIDWLISVATQSPLYEDLLELPHELSQLEQMIGVDSEANLQNFIASRAGMTLSGVSRNNRIVERHPSRDGAYWKSFDFETSKGLQNMFADPLDFHYAGGEMIWNLPNGLQAYLVTDNAGNRILEAPTTIVTDKFSEDRVVRNGLACMRCHDRGMKRFSDNIRPAFQALPNNTGLNTRDILRLYIPKQEMDQLLDKDEARFQSAMQAALGGNVKNEPLTATTRKFIDAPLTLTQAAGELGLKEPGQLNAVFKLPQFTQLGLAGLSTGGVIRRDTWEDYYDRVVRQLGIGTPIAAVDGLTRPDHLAEGLARNLKVSTNQKSNLFSPGDEMVITIKNETGVDLFIELVGTSARGRKVALTKQVLPLKNGSVYRFPETGSIKIQPQLGTEFITVFASPQQFSPGVLLRGKNVNDRFVHDFYRFDDDQHRLINNPSQLIKKTISIETR from the coding sequence ATGACGGTCAGGGCACAGGAAGAAAACCTGTCAGCGGAAGTCAAACAGATTTTCCGCACACGCTGCCTGGAATGTCACGGAGACACGCGTCGGGAAGCAGACATCAATATTCTCGACCTGAGCACGTTTGTCGGTGCAGCAGGCTCCGTCGTGCCGGGCAATGTCGATGAATCCGTGCTCTACGATTACATCGCTTCCGATGATGAAGACTTCCGTATGCCGGAAGCACCGCGGCCGCCGCTCAGTGCGGGAGAAATTGAAATCGTCCGCAAATGGATCGAAGCCAAAGCCCCTGCTTTTCCTGAAGATGTTGCCGTCCCTGCTCAAGCGAGTCAGGATCCCGCGTTTGCCAATACCATCGGCACTGAATTTGTCTTAAAGCAGATCCTGAAATTCGTGGAAGCCACACCCCGCGCTGACCGTCCGTTTCTGCGTTTCTTCAGCAGCAACCACCTGTTGACCGCAGGTGCGACTGCAGAAGAACTGCGCGAACAGCAATTTGCATTGACCAAAGCGTTGAACCACTTGTCCTGGCAGCCCGACATCGTCAAACCGATTGCCGTCGATCCGGATACTAATACGATCTTCGCCGTTGATATTCGCAAACTGGGCTGGCATGAATCGGTCGTGACCCCCGTTTCACCTCACAAGCTGCCCGGCAACGCCAACGTCGACAAGTTCGATATGGTCCTGCTCGAATACCCGTATGGCATCGCCTATGAAAACGCAGAGACATTCGAACAACTTCGGGAGGTCTACCTCCAGCCGGCCGGCCTGATCAGACCGGTACCCTATGTCCGCATTGACTGGTTGATCAGCGTCGCCACCCAATCGCCACTCTATGAAGATCTTCTCGAACTGCCGCATGAATTGAGTCAGCTCGAACAGATGATCGGCGTCGACAGTGAAGCAAACCTGCAGAACTTTATTGCCAGCCGGGCGGGCATGACGCTCTCCGGTGTTTCGCGCAACAATCGCATTGTCGAACGGCACCCTTCTCGAGACGGTGCCTACTGGAAAAGCTTTGATTTCGAGACCAGCAAAGGTCTGCAGAACATGTTCGCCGACCCGCTCGATTTTCATTATGCTGGCGGCGAGATGATCTGGAATCTGCCCAACGGGCTGCAGGCCTATCTGGTCACCGACAACGCAGGCAACCGCATCCTGGAAGCCCCCACTACAATCGTCACCGACAAATTCTCGGAAGACAGAGTCGTCCGTAACGGACTGGCCTGCATGCGTTGTCACGACCGGGGAATGAAACGTTTTTCTGACAATATCCGCCCTGCATTTCAGGCACTGCCGAATAACACCGGCCTGAACACACGTGACATTCTACGCCTCTACATCCCCAAGCAGGAAATGGACCAGTTGCTCGATAAGGATGAAGCACGCTTCCAGTCCGCCATGCAGGCAGCTCTGGGAGGCAACGTGAAAAATGAACCCTTAACCGCCACCACCCGTAAATTCATCGATGCCCCACTAACGCTCACCCAGGCCGCCGGCGAACTGGGCCTCAAAGAACCGGGGCAGCTGAATGCGGTATTCAAGCTTCCCCAGTTCACACAACTGGGCCTGGCAGGCTTATCCACCGGCGGTGTAATCCGCCGCGATACCTGGGAGGACTATTACGACCGGGTCGTACGCCAGCTGGGTATCGGCACTCCCATCGCTGCCGTCGATGGTCTGACTCGTCCGGACCATTTAGCCGAAGGACTGGCGCGGAACCTGAAAGTGAGCACCAATCAGAAGAGCAATCTGTTTTCGCCCGGCGACGAGATGGTGATCACCATCAAAAATGAAACCGGCGTCGATCTGTTTATCGAACTGGTAGGCACCAGCGCCCGAGGTCGCAAAGTCGCTTTAACCAAACAGGTGCTGCCCTTAAAAAATGGCAGCGTATATCGTTTCCCGGAAACCGGTTCGATTAAAATTCAACCGCAACTGGGTACCGAATTCATTACCGTCTTTGCCAGCCCCCAACAATTCAGTCCCGGGGTTTTGCTGCGGGGGAAGAATGTCAACGATCGCTTCGTTCACGATTTCTACCGTTTTGATGACGACCAGCATCGGCTCATAAATAATCCCAGCCAGCTGATAAAGAAAACAATCAGTATCGAAACCAGGTAA
- a CDS encoding neutral/alkaline non-lysosomal ceramidase N-terminal domain-containing protein: MYWRTIFFTLLVCCITGPATETQAEPAQLRAGASAVDVSPRLFPFSLRSGKAMDQSAIHDPLHARAIVLNDGKTTVAIVVLDALGAPPEMLNEAKQIASNKTGIPVERILISSTHTHSAPPSNRTEGSPGDVAYRKVLINGLAQSISQAYEKQQVAALGMASHDLPEEVFNRRWFLKPGKMPANPFGKMDIVKMNPGTSAAVLDRPAGPVDPELMVLSIQNQKRKPLAMLANYALHYVGGIPKKHASADYFGEFARLMPARLRADQNFVAMMSNGASGDINNIPFLVNRPPREPFEQVRIVASKAADTAYFAYKKIENHERDISIDMLERKVDLKYRRPTAEDVAAARKVLALKDKNDIARLPNKAQSYARKVVQAQEREEDTLTVTLQAIRIGEYAIVGIPFETLVEIGLEIKDRSPFTRTMVIGLANGRHGYLPSPEQHRLGGYETWLGTNVVQKDASVILTNNLLEMLDELNTRK; the protein is encoded by the coding sequence ATGTATTGGCGAACTATATTTTTCACGCTGCTTGTCTGTTGTATCACTGGACCTGCCACTGAGACGCAGGCCGAGCCGGCGCAACTCCGGGCGGGCGCCTCTGCCGTTGATGTTTCACCACGCTTATTCCCTTTCAGCCTGCGTAGTGGCAAAGCCATGGATCAAAGTGCCATCCATGACCCGCTGCATGCCCGGGCGATCGTCCTGAATGATGGCAAGACCACTGTCGCGATTGTAGTACTCGATGCACTCGGCGCCCCCCCCGAGATGTTGAATGAAGCGAAACAGATCGCTTCAAATAAGACCGGGATTCCCGTCGAACGCATCCTGATTTCCTCGACGCATACGCACTCGGCGCCCCCTTCCAACCGGACGGAAGGCTCTCCCGGGGATGTCGCTTACCGCAAAGTTCTGATCAACGGACTCGCCCAGTCAATCAGTCAGGCGTACGAGAAACAGCAGGTCGCTGCGCTCGGCATGGCGTCGCATGATCTTCCTGAAGAGGTCTTCAATCGCCGCTGGTTCCTGAAGCCCGGCAAGATGCCTGCGAATCCGTTTGGGAAAATGGACATCGTCAAAATGAATCCGGGAACCAGCGCAGCTGTGCTGGACCGGCCGGCGGGCCCCGTCGATCCGGAACTGATGGTCCTGTCTATTCAGAATCAGAAGCGAAAACCGCTGGCAATGTTGGCCAACTATGCTCTGCATTATGTGGGAGGCATTCCCAAGAAGCATGCTTCAGCAGACTACTTCGGCGAGTTCGCCCGGCTGATGCCAGCGCGTCTGCGTGCGGATCAGAACTTCGTCGCCATGATGTCCAATGGCGCCTCGGGCGATATCAACAACATCCCCTTTCTCGTGAACCGCCCCCCGCGCGAGCCGTTCGAACAGGTCCGGATTGTCGCGAGTAAAGCCGCCGATACCGCCTATTTTGCTTACAAAAAAATTGAAAACCACGAACGCGATATCTCCATCGACATGCTTGAGAGAAAGGTCGACCTCAAATACCGTCGACCCACTGCAGAGGATGTAGCCGCTGCACGAAAAGTGCTCGCCTTGAAAGACAAGAACGACATCGCCAGGCTGCCTAACAAGGCCCAAAGCTACGCACGCAAAGTGGTCCAGGCGCAGGAACGGGAAGAAGACACCCTCACCGTCACCCTGCAGGCGATTCGTATTGGTGAGTATGCCATCGTCGGCATTCCGTTCGAGACACTGGTGGAGATCGGGCTGGAAATCAAGGATCGCAGCCCGTTCACACGCACCATGGTCATCGGCTTAGCCAACGGTCGGCACGGCTACCTGCCCTCTCCCGAACAGCATCGGCTCGGCGGCTATGAAACATGGCTCGGCACGAATGTCGTCCAGAAAGATGCCTCGGTAATCCTGACCAACAATCTGCTGGAGATGCTGGACGAACTCAATACGCGTAAATGA